The nucleotide window ggcggtgccgccgcccgcccggctgACGCGGTGACGGCGCGGGGCGCCCGCCGCGCACGCTCCGTCCGTTCCCAAATGGCGGCGGCCGGAGGcagcgaggcggcggcggcgggcgggaaGCGCGGCCCGCTCGGCATCCCTGAGGCGGCGTTCGTGGTGAGCGGGGCCGGCGGCCCTGGGGCGCTGTTCCTGGGCAGAGCGGCTGGGCACCCCCGGGGCGGCGCTCGtggggagcggggccggagcgagGGCTGCGCTGCGCTGcgccggccgggcccggccccgtgAGGCGGCaccgcggcgggcgggcggtaCCGGGGCGCGGGTGGCGGAGGCGCCTGGCGGCCTCAGCCGTGGGCCTTTTCCCGGGCGAGCCGCCCCGTTTCATGCCGAGCTGGCGCGGTGCCGAGCTCCGCCGCCCGCGCTGAGCAGCGCGGTGCTGGTGCCGGTGCTGTGCCGCACGCAGGGCAGGTGCGGGGCGAGCCCGCCGCCGCTCCTGCCCCGCGAGTAACGCGCCTGCTCCAGGCGCCGTTCCCTGCGTCTTCGTCTCTTCACCAAGTTTTACACTGCTCAGAAGCTTCACTTTTCAAAAGCGCCTATCTGTTCTTGAAAAACAGCAAATGTGTATCTTTGGGAAACAGGCCGAACTTGTTTATCCAGCTTTAAAAACTGATGTACTGAGGGTTTGATGATTCTGTTGAGGGATTGAAAAGCAGGAACCAGTGACTTATGCAGTGATATAATCTCACAATCATCTGTCCACTTTCACTCTTGGTACACGGTCTTGattgctgttttatttcctttgatcAATAACTATTGATCACAGTGGCTGTATCTAGCTGTCTTGGGGATCTTGGGAAGTGTTGGGTATTAGATGTCCCCCATATGATACAACTGCTTTTATAGAGATAAATTTGTTTGGCTTGCAGTTTGGTGTTTCTAGATGTACTGCTTGTACTGCCGATGTGTCTTGTCTGGACAAAGGACCTGACCAGACATGTATGGTGCATTTACCTTCAGTGATCCagttcctccttttcctttaaGGATTTTTAACAATAATTGGCAAATCCTTACTGGGCTGGAAAACCATTGCTGCTTCCAGCTAACTCCCATGCCTCATGAGAGACCAGCATAGATGAAAGTGAAAGGGAAGGGCCTTGCCTTCAGCTGCCCTGTGAGACCTCACTGACCCTGACAGAGGAGGACTTGTGGTGTCTGCTGACTCTGCAGTGCAGTGGCCACCCTGGCAGGAAGCAGGACATAAACAGCCTCAGCAAACACTTTAAGGGCTCCTGTCACATCCCTCATTCCGTGCTGGTGGCTGCCTTTGTTGCTGTTGTGTTTGGTTCCATGTAGTTTCCTTTCAGTACCTGTCTTTGACGTATCTTATGTGCTGTATCGTGTGGTATCAAgagtgctggggctgtgccttAGTCTTGTGCTTCTTTTCAGTTCTTCAAAACCTTGTGGATCTTCATAATCTCTGGATCTGAACATCTTGGAAGCTTCTTAATTCTGTTTTGACTGGTGCTCTGATCACATACAGTTGTGTCTGTAGAAGAGATCTTCAATGGTGATCATAGAGTACTTGGAAGTAGATGTTAGAATAGACtttcttttattcaaaataagCCTGCGCTGAGAAGTTGTAATGGTGTTCTGCTCTGCAGAGTGAAAATACTGCTGTCTTGAGGGTAGGTTTTACTAGAGCTCTTTTTAGTTCAGAAAATAGGTTTCTatttcaaaaacatttaaagACTTGCTGATCTCTTGCTTAGCATTTCCCCTCCTCATGCTGCATGGGCAGTCTTACTGTGAATCTCAtcttcagaaatgttttctgtaaGTGTCTTGGTTCAGTAGAGGCTCCTCACACAATTTATGGCCCATGTCTTCTCTGAGGCAGTTGTTCTGTATACTGTTTTCCCTCTCTAGGTTTCAAATGATGTTAAGCACTCAGAGTAAGTAGTGTTAAGACACAGGATTTTGCTGGATAACAAACTCTTAAAACAGAAGTTTCAGCCATGGTGGTTTTGAGCTCTTGCCCAgacatttccaaataaaatgcCTTCTTTCTTCTGCCTCCTTCAGCAGGTGTGAGGATGTAGGGCTGCAAATACTGCAAGGTGTCTCTTGGCATGTTCTCTGCACATGTCCCAGGTGATGAAGCTCTGCAGAGTGAGGGCCTGCAGCTCTTTATTTGGGTCATTACTCTGAACCATAGGGACATGTGGGACTGCACTGCCCTGCTGCACTTCAGGGCTTCTACAGAATATTGCTATGGCTTGGCTTGAAGTTTGCAAAATGGTGCTTTGCCACtgaattttcttcctaaaaagATAATAGATGAGTTTTGGCGGGTCCTTGGAGAACCTGTACATGTTGTAAGAATTCTGCAGTGAAGGTGCTGTGCAATACACCACAAAGTGAGGATCCTGATGGCTTTGGCAGCCAGCTGTGCCTCAGAGCTGTTCTGGTCAAGCTTAAAGAAGTGACTGTGCCTCAGCCTTGCAGATGGGGAGGTGGACAAGAGCCTGACCAGCAGGCTTGGAAGCCCCAGCTGGAAAACCTTGGGGTTAAATCTGAGCTCACCTTGTCTTGGAACATTATGTAGTGCAAGGAGATCACCAGTATACAGGGGGCCTGGATTAACTTCTGGATTCACTTCTCAGCATCTGTGTTTCAGGAGGATGTGAactgtgtcctgtccctgtgcACAGACAGATGGGagctgaggcagagctgggtgccAGGCACGGTGTgaggggagctgctgcccacctgcttttgctttctgcccttggtggtttAAACAAGCAGAGGTGCTTCCACAAGAGGGAGTTTCATTTCACAGCATCCTCAGGCCTGCCTTCGACAACACTTTCCCAAACCTAatccttgttttctttgttgAAGGCTTCTCTGGGAGCTTTATCCAGAAGCAGGAATGCTTCCTGGACTGTGAAGTAGCTTGAGGCATTTTTCAGACAGTCTGAGGTGTGGTCTCTTGAGTTTGGATCCACCATCTGGACTGTGCTACCTGCTGTAGGTTGTGGAGTTCCTGTTCTGCTACAGATTTCCATAATGATAAGGAAGGCAAGGACTTCTTACCAGATTGAGTAATTTCCTACTAAGTTTCTTTAGCCAAGAGAGTTAAGGCATCATAACGAGGGGGAGCAGCTCCATGTCTGATATCACTTTAGTAACATATTAGAGTCTTTTTCTGGTGTGAAACATCTGGAATGGAGACACCAACTTCAAAAGGAGGAGCTGAAGAGGCCTGTGGTAGGGTTTCTGTCAGATTTTACTGAGCTGTGTAGACAAGGGCAGAACTGTGGGGGAGTGGGGTCACTGGAATTATGTATGTACGTGGTGGCCAGGCCAGAAACACGTGGCTGATCCCTGGCCTGATGTACCTTTGAGAAGCTGGGAACACTGGCCCCCAGCAGATGAACTGCTTCCTGGGGTTCTGAAGGAGGCACATGCCAAGGCTGACACCCTTGCTGGCTCAGGCCTTTCTTCTCTGGCAGCTTTTCCTGCCAGTCCCGTGGCTCTCACTGTCGGTTGATGGTAGGACTGGCTGGAGTTTTCTCTAGAGGTTTCTGTGGCTTCCTGCTAACTCTAGAAGGAGTTTTTGAAACTAAGCTGTTCACTTCAATAGTGCCTGTCTGAGCAGATACCTCAGTTTTCCCCACTTTGCATCTTTTTCTGCCACAACATGCTTGATCAGGCTCTTTTCCTTCATCAGTTTTATCCAAAATAGTTCATAATCTGGTTAACCACAGAGAAGCATTATCCCTGCTTTACAGGTAGGAAACCCACCCCTGTAAGGTGTCACTTGACATCAGCCAGGACTGAAAGCACCACTAATATGGTGCTCAAATATTCTCACAAATATGGTTATGAAGTAATCCTTGCACCTATCCCTTAGTTCcctacaaaaattaaaaaaaaaaaaaaaaaaaaaaaaaaagtagggaGGGGGAAACGAAGAGactaagaaaagaaacaaaaagcttttGTACTCCAGTTCAAAAAAGAAGTTTGTTTACATTTCAATCACCCTCTAGTAAGATGGTAGCATGTCTGTGTCTAGGATTTCCATAAAGCTCTTCTAACACTGAGGGTTTCTTTCTCCCCTTAAAGGAAGACGTAGATTCTTTTATGAAACAGCCTGGAAATGAAACAGCAGATGTAGTTCTTAAGAAGTTGGATGAGCAGTATCAGAAGTATAAATTTCTGGAACTTAATCTTGCTCAGAAGAAAAGGAGGTAAGTTGTAATTTTTGCAGATTTGGGAAATGTTTAGCAcagttctgtttttttaaataataagtCTAGTGGCCAGGAAGGCTGTGGGGATGCCAGTGTCTCTGCCAGGGCTGTCAGGGAGAGTGATGCCCTCAGCTCTGGAGAGCTTTTGCTTGAACAGTGCAGAGTCCTGTGACTCTCACTGTCAGAATAGTCCATGAACCTCAGAGGGAACacacttgttttgttttacctGTATTTCTGCTGAGgtttccctgtcccctgggagaTTACAGCTGTGCAGAATGTGCATTTTAGTACAAGGGGGTCTGTTACTGTTACTGTGGCTTGTTCCCATGTGAAAGCTGAGTGCATTGCTGTGCTTCCAAAGCCAGCCAGCCTCAGTGTTGTGAGGGGCAGGTgaagctggagctgagctgccttTACGTGCCATGTCTTTCAAACCTGTGTTTGTAAGCTGGAAGAAGCTGTTAACAAGTTTTAAAATGGAGGGTGGATTGTATAATAAAACTGATCACTTGTTTAGGAAACTGTGTCtctgtaaaataataaattatgaCTGTTGTTAATTCACAGGCTAAAAAGTCAGATTCCTGAAATTAAACAGACattagaaattttaaaacacatgcagaagaaaaaggtaaattattttgaatatcTAATGAGTATGAGAAAAGCTAACTACTTTTCCACCCTAACAGAACACATTGCAAGAAATGTTTTGGAGAGCACACTTAATATGCCTTTATAaataacagaattatttttaaaggtatGTAGTACTTTTTGAAAGCTAGTTCAAAACAGTTAATGTTTGTAATGCAGACTTCATTTTTAATAGTGTATAGATTGCAGCAAAGCTTTGACTTCATCTCCATTCTTTATAGAGATTTCtgtattgtttttaaatatatcttttGAAAATGTATTGTTCTTGGAGCTCTAACTTTAATGTTGAAGTAAAGTTATGTAGAATTCCACACAAGTAAATACTGTATCAAtggcagaaagcagaaaagtgtGCTCCTTATTCTGAGTTTTACGTCTTTAACATGTTTCCAGTGAAAATAGCAATTGTAAGTTTTATCGTTTGTCTTAAGGATTCCACACATCCAATGGAAACCAGATTTTTATTGGCAGATAATCTTTACTGCAAAGCTTCAGTTCCTCCTACAGATAAAGTTTGTTTGTGGTTGGGGGTAAGTAAAATGGAACTTTCTCTGAAACTGTTTTAATAACTTATAAAAGGATTGTGAAAGAGAGTTTTGGCTGTTGATTCTGTTGATGGGGGCATGGTGGTGCTGCatcctggcagcagagcacaTCTACCCGGCACAGTGTGTTAGTGAAGATTTCTTGTTCCATTCTATTTGGTTCCTGAACAGTAAGACTTTAGAGAATTGTCTTTTTGCTGGATTGTTCTTTCCAAAAAGCTTGTTTGTGTTGCCCTTATAATTTCTGTCACTTTTTGGTTCAAATTAATGCCATTGCCTGGCATTTGAATGTGCCAGCAAAATAACTTAGTTTGGCAAGTAGCTTCCCATCTTCTCTATGTTATTTGTATTCAGCATCTTGCTTTCCCTTTTCATGCACCTTTTCAGGGAAAGATGGGATTTCTGTTGCTCACAGGTATCTGCCAGCATTTAGAGTGGACTTTGCACTAAAGCCTGCTGGGATCAGCATTCACAACCCAGATTCCTAAGTACTTAAGCACTATCAGGTTGGAGTATTTTGTATTTAGAGGCTTCATTTTATGAGGAGATTAACCTACTGATGCTTATTTTGAGACTTCTAAATCATGGATGTTCCTAAATCCCAGTGTTGGCTGCCAAACAAAACCTCTTGGTTAGAACAGAAACACTGTTGACACATGAACTATCCAGACTAACTGGACAGTTGCTACCAACCTTTCCCACTTCtatcataaaaagaaaaaaaatttcttatgCCTGTTGCTATTAGGAGACTTGTCTTCAGAGTTCATAAACACTGACTTTTCATGGAACATCCCAGGTTTATTTTCTAACAGAACATCAGAGAAAGTTCATCTTACTGACAGTTCACACTGAAAAGCTGTAATTAAATGCCACACATAATTCATTTTGTTTAGGTGTTCTTAGCCTCCTGCCTTTGTCCTGCTTGTTGCCTACACTCTGTAGGCTGTGCATGTCACTGTTACTGGGGATCTCTGTCCTCCACTTGCTTTCAAGAACAGATTTTCCAGCTCTGACAGCTCATGTAGCCTTCTTTGGGATCCTGTCAGTCACAGACTGTGGCTTCATTCTTGAAAAGGACAAAGCTTCACTGGTGCATTTTCACCTGATACTGCTCTTTTATCTTGTCCTGTGGTACCTTCTTACTGAAACAGCCATGTGTGGATTAAAACCCATCACCACAGCATCAGAGGGGGCTTTTATACCTGTTGTATCTCTAATACCTGTAGTAGCTCTTGTTACTGACAGTGCCAGCAGTTTGTCAGCGTTCCACACAGAGCCACACAGAGGTTCATCTTGAATCCAGCAAAAACTGTTTCTAGAGTTGTGTGGCACCTGAAAGGTGCTGCTAAGAAATGTAAAGTTTCTCACTTTTGAAATACAGTGAGGATGAGATGCTA belongs to Lonchura striata isolate bLonStr1 chromosome 14, bLonStr1.mat, whole genome shotgun sequence and includes:
- the VBP1 gene encoding prefoldin subunit 3 isoform X5 — translated: MAAAGGSEAAAAGGKRGPLGIPEAAFVEDVDSFMKQPGNETADVVLKKLDEQYQKYKFLELNLAQKKRRLKSQIPEIKQTLEILKHMQKKKDSTHPMETRFLLADNLYCKASVPPTDKVCLWLGANVMLEYDIDEAQALLEKNLSTATKNLDLLEEDLDFLRDQFTTTEVNMARVYNWDVKRRNKQDPSKNKA